Proteins encoded in a region of the Brevefilum fermentans genome:
- a CDS encoding adenosylcobalamin-dependent ribonucleoside-diphosphate reductase, with product MTDSEQIQSNELLPTPPLPENLPRVNLSENAHQVISRRYRRKGENGSLIETVEEMFWRVAYHVAKVETVNPISVDARAQDFYHLLAEKKFFPNSPTFTGAGTPLGQLAACFVLPISDDMGRQEDGIFSTLRNAALIQQTGGGNGFSFSRLRPSGARVKSSAGIATGPIGFLRVYDQAFDEVAQGGTRRGANMGTLRVDHPDIEQFVTCKTDENAITNFNISVGITDAFMEAVKADLDWELRFPDETAPEYKTFNGDLDEAIANNIPIKVHKVVRARELFDKIVTQAHHNGEPGLLFIDAANRDNPVPHLYPLESTNPCGEQWLGPFENCCLASINLAEHLVPEHTIDWRELQKTVETATIFLDDVIDANAYVPAVPQLKEAAQNSRRIGLGIMGLGDLLYHVQIPYGSKEGQEFSAQVMEFIRYHAMLTSIKLAEERGSFPAIKGSLYDPENMRWTPPKPLFPYKNNYHRPEINWETVVEGIRKHGIRNAAQTTIAPTGTIATVAGCEGYGCEPVFALAYVRHVNDNGKDLKLNYISPNFLKELDACNFDAKTRAQILEKILETGSCQDVDDLPPRIRNVFVVSSDITAEEHVRMQASLQAFVDNSLSKTINFPSTATTEDVAQAYMLAWELGCKGITVYVTGSRDQVVLETKSTAKSKQTESSATSRQLPIWHDPVKPRQRSLKGYTNSIETPLGKTYVTINENGENQPFEVFINTAKAGTETAAHSEAIGRLISYILRLASPVEPRKRLKAVIEQLSGIGGSRSLGFGANRILSLPDGIAKALDSYLYNLDKDIEESNQQDQMRDAPTLPLSNFEPNEEHKPRLKRGLCPECGHASLVNEEGCRKCYSCGYSEC from the coding sequence ATGACCGATAGCGAACAAATCCAATCGAATGAGCTTTTACCAACTCCTCCTCTGCCTGAAAACCTGCCCAGAGTAAACCTGAGTGAAAACGCCCATCAGGTGATCTCGCGTCGTTACCGACGAAAAGGGGAGAACGGTTCTCTGATTGAAACCGTCGAAGAAATGTTCTGGCGTGTTGCCTATCATGTGGCAAAGGTTGAAACTGTAAACCCAATCTCAGTCGATGCACGAGCCCAAGATTTTTATCATTTATTGGCTGAAAAAAAGTTCTTTCCTAATTCGCCTACCTTTACCGGAGCAGGCACCCCACTCGGGCAGTTGGCAGCGTGTTTTGTTCTGCCGATCTCCGATGACATGGGAAGGCAGGAAGACGGCATCTTTTCCACACTGCGAAATGCTGCCCTGATCCAACAAACCGGGGGCGGAAACGGGTTCAGCTTTTCCAGGCTACGGCCCTCTGGCGCACGCGTTAAATCCTCTGCTGGTATTGCCACGGGTCCGATTGGTTTTTTGCGAGTCTATGACCAGGCCTTCGATGAGGTTGCGCAGGGAGGCACCCGAAGGGGTGCAAACATGGGCACCTTACGTGTGGATCATCCTGATATCGAACAATTCGTCACCTGCAAAACGGATGAAAATGCGATTACTAACTTTAATATCTCCGTAGGCATCACCGATGCTTTTATGGAAGCGGTAAAAGCCGACCTCGATTGGGAATTACGCTTCCCAGACGAAACGGCCCCTGAATACAAGACCTTCAACGGCGACCTGGATGAAGCGATCGCCAACAACATCCCTATCAAGGTCCATAAGGTGGTCCGTGCCCGTGAGCTCTTTGATAAAATCGTCACACAAGCCCATCACAATGGAGAACCCGGGTTGCTGTTTATTGATGCCGCCAATCGAGATAACCCTGTTCCCCACCTTTACCCTCTGGAATCAACCAACCCCTGTGGTGAACAATGGCTGGGTCCCTTCGAGAATTGCTGCCTGGCTTCTATCAACCTGGCAGAACATCTGGTCCCCGAGCATACCATCGATTGGCGCGAGCTCCAAAAGACTGTAGAAACAGCCACGATCTTTTTGGATGATGTCATCGATGCCAACGCCTATGTCCCTGCTGTTCCCCAACTCAAAGAAGCAGCGCAGAACTCTCGACGAATCGGTCTGGGCATCATGGGCTTAGGTGACTTGCTATATCACGTTCAAATCCCATACGGGAGCAAGGAAGGACAGGAATTCTCAGCCCAGGTCATGGAGTTCATTCGCTATCACGCGATGCTGACCAGCATCAAATTAGCTGAAGAAAGAGGGAGTTTCCCAGCCATCAAGGGCAGCCTTTACGACCCTGAAAATATGCGCTGGACTCCCCCAAAACCGCTGTTTCCTTACAAAAACAATTATCATCGACCTGAAATTAACTGGGAAACTGTGGTCGAAGGCATTCGTAAGCACGGGATTCGCAACGCCGCCCAAACCACGATCGCCCCAACCGGCACGATTGCCACTGTTGCTGGCTGTGAAGGCTATGGCTGCGAGCCCGTTTTTGCCCTGGCTTACGTCCGCCATGTCAATGACAACGGCAAGGATTTAAAACTCAATTACATCAGCCCAAATTTCTTGAAAGAACTGGACGCTTGCAATTTTGACGCTAAAACCCGGGCACAAATCCTCGAAAAAATCCTCGAAACAGGTTCCTGTCAGGATGTGGATGACCTGCCACCTCGCATCAGAAATGTGTTTGTCGTTTCCAGCGACATCACGGCTGAAGAACACGTCCGCATGCAAGCTTCCTTGCAGGCTTTTGTCGACAACAGTCTTAGCAAAACGATCAATTTTCCTTCAACTGCAACTACGGAGGATGTGGCTCAGGCTTATATGCTCGCCTGGGAATTAGGCTGCAAGGGCATCACCGTTTATGTCACGGGTTCAAGGGACCAGGTTGTCCTTGAGACCAAAAGCACAGCCAAATCAAAACAAACTGAGAGCAGTGCAACCTCCCGTCAATTACCCATCTGGCACGACCCGGTCAAACCTCGGCAACGCTCTTTGAAGGGTTACACAAATTCAATTGAAACGCCTTTGGGGAAGACCTATGTCACCATCAATGAAAATGGCGAAAATCAACCGTTCGAAGTATTTATCAACACGGCTAAAGCTGGCACAGAAACCGCTGCCCATTCTGAAGCTATCGGGCGCTTAATTTCATACATCCTGCGGCTCGCATCGCCAGTTGAACCCCGCAAACGGCTGAAGGCTGTGATAGAACAACTCTCTGGCATTGGTGGAAGTCGTTCCCTCGGATTTGGTGCAAACCGCATTCTTTCTTTACCCGATGGTATTGCCAAAGCGTTGGATTCATATCTATACAACCTAGACAAAGACATTGAAGAAAGCAACCAGCAAGATCAAATGCGTGATGCGCCTACCCTGCCATTATCCAATTTTGAACCCAATGAAGAGCATAAACCTCGACTGAAAAGGGGGCTATGTCCCGAATGCGGTCATGCTTCCCTGGTCAACGAGGAGGGCTGTCGGAAATGTTATAGTTGTGGGTATAGCGAATGCTGA
- a CDS encoding alpha/beta fold hydrolase, translating to MRNDWTQGTVSVNDGIELYYTRTGNGDKPVLVLAHGLTGSGLCWHQLAADLEPNYDIIMFDAYGHGKSSRIDPNKRFDLVADLNDLIDGLALNRPGIIGHSMGAATAAVFAAHYPEKLALLILEDPPWFDLPVDEQKSTKTMQDWKQQNLADKKKTLKELQKNKIKESPNWEEAILPEWAQAKLDLDPAFFDQVSFDPTGWQDIASKITVPTLIITGDNDRGAIVTPKLGVKAIQILDKGEFGHISSAGHCVRFEQYKPYLTMVQLFLKQNMPK from the coding sequence ATGCGTAACGACTGGACGCAAGGAACAGTATCTGTTAATGATGGAATTGAGCTGTATTACACCCGAACAGGAAATGGCGACAAACCTGTTCTTGTCCTTGCCCATGGGTTGACGGGCAGCGGCTTGTGCTGGCACCAACTTGCCGCGGACCTTGAGCCGAATTACGACATCATCATGTTTGATGCCTATGGTCATGGAAAATCATCCCGTATCGATCCTAACAAGCGCTTTGACCTTGTCGCCGATCTGAATGATTTGATTGACGGATTGGCATTGAACCGTCCGGGCATCATCGGGCATTCCATGGGCGCAGCTACAGCGGCTGTTTTCGCTGCGCACTATCCTGAAAAACTTGCGTTGTTGATCCTTGAAGACCCCCCCTGGTTTGATTTACCGGTTGACGAACAAAAATCAACCAAAACCATGCAGGATTGGAAACAACAAAACCTGGCAGACAAAAAGAAGACCCTCAAAGAACTTCAAAAAAATAAAATTAAAGAATCACCCAACTGGGAAGAAGCCATTCTCCCGGAATGGGCGCAAGCCAAGCTTGACCTTGACCCTGCATTCTTCGATCAAGTTTCCTTTGACCCTACGGGCTGGCAGGACATTGCCAGCAAAATCACCGTTCCCACTCTGATTATCACCGGAGACAACGATCGGGGAGCTATTGTAACCCCCAAACTCGGGGTGAAAGCCATCCAAATTTTAGATAAGGGCGAATTTGGTCATATCAGCAGCGCCGGTCATTGCGTCAGGTTTGAACAATACAAACCTTATCTCACCATGGTGCAACTTTTCCTCAAGCAGAATATGCCCAAATAA
- a CDS encoding deoxynucleoside kinase, whose product MAKRLVLLAGNIGAGKTSLTERIGEKLGWTTAFESVVDNPYLPDFYQNMQAWSFHLQIYFLGHRADQHLYLSELPQSAILDRSIYEDAHIFARALHHMGNLNDRDYQAYLRLFNLVVERLPKPDLLIYLQAPVPVILQRIRRRARSIEASIDESYLSLLERFYSEWIERFELCPVLTIRSDDLDFVHRSEHLEIVVERIKDLLAGREEMVF is encoded by the coding sequence ATGGCAAAACGCCTTGTACTGCTCGCCGGAAACATCGGCGCTGGAAAAACATCCCTCACCGAACGGATCGGAGAGAAATTAGGCTGGACAACTGCCTTTGAATCGGTAGTTGATAATCCCTATCTTCCTGATTTTTATCAAAATATGCAAGCCTGGTCCTTTCATTTGCAGATTTACTTTTTAGGGCATCGGGCTGACCAACACCTGTACCTATCAGAATTACCGCAATCCGCCATTCTTGATCGCAGCATTTACGAAGACGCTCATATCTTTGCGCGCGCCCTGCATCATATGGGCAATTTAAACGATCGTGATTACCAGGCTTATTTACGCCTTTTCAATCTGGTTGTTGAGCGTCTACCCAAGCCTGACCTGTTGATTTATCTTCAGGCACCGGTACCTGTGATCTTACAGCGCATCCGCCGGCGTGCCAGAAGCATTGAAGCCAGCATTGACGAATCCTACCTGTCACTTTTAGAGCGGTTTTACTCCGAATGGATTGAAAGATTCGAGTTGTGCCCGGTATTAACAATCCGCAGCGATGACCTCGATTTTGTCCACCGATCAGAGCATTTAGAAATCGTTGTGGAACGTATCAAGGATCTCCTGGCGGGTCGGGAAGAAATGGTTTTCTAA
- a CDS encoding toast rack family protein, translating to MKKQIFAVVITLLLATLACTLQNIRLETIDPQIVFISEPVPQNARETELIFKMSGGKFFITPDASELIEGSIKFNVEAWKPEIVRRDNYVEIKQVNPFNIKGFPHSDIENTWELRLTDALPLRLSIEGGASQNIFDLTGLQLSRLNISQGASDTTIRFDAPNPILLQEFKFTTGASSADLHGLGYANFQQMTFSCGAGDYTLDFSGGLNQDASVDIKSGVSNITIVIPAGLKAVVHNRGTVSNVNTRGTWLVSDQTYSTLAEGYTLTINLNVSVGNINLNYEE from the coding sequence ATGAAGAAACAAATTTTTGCTGTAGTGATCACCCTCCTTCTGGCAACACTCGCATGCACACTTCAAAATATCCGCCTGGAGACAATTGACCCACAAATTGTGTTTATTTCGGAACCTGTACCGCAAAATGCCCGCGAGACTGAACTGATCTTTAAAATGTCCGGCGGGAAGTTTTTCATTACTCCCGATGCCAGTGAGCTGATAGAGGGTAGTATAAAATTCAATGTTGAAGCTTGGAAACCGGAAATTGTCCGCCGAGACAATTATGTTGAGATCAAACAGGTCAATCCTTTCAACATAAAAGGGTTTCCCCACAGTGATATCGAAAATACCTGGGAATTGAGGTTGACCGATGCGCTTCCACTCCGATTGTCCATTGAAGGAGGCGCCAGTCAAAATATTTTTGATCTGACAGGTTTGCAGCTTTCCAGATTAAATATCTCACAGGGCGCCAGTGATACCACCATTCGCTTTGATGCCCCAAATCCAATCCTCTTGCAGGAATTTAAATTCACTACCGGGGCGTCTTCTGCCGATCTCCACGGGCTTGGCTATGCGAATTTTCAGCAAATGACCTTTTCCTGCGGCGCAGGTGATTACACCCTCGACTTTTCAGGCGGACTCAATCAAGACGCCAGTGTGGATATCAAATCAGGCGTCAGCAACATCACCATTGTCATCCCAGCCGGGTTGAAAGCCGTTGTCCACAACCGGGGCACCGTCAGCAATGTCAACACTCGCGGTACCTGGCTGGTCTCCGATCAGACTTATTCAACCCTTGCTGAGGGTTATACCCTAACCATCAATCTTAATGTGTCCGTGGGTAACATCAACCTGAACT